One segment of Gammaproteobacteria bacterium DNA contains the following:
- the pgsA gene encoding CDP-diacylglycerol--glycerol-3-phosphate 3-phosphatidyltransferase, giving the protein MKFNSPNVLTLLRIALIPVFVVVFYLTFTWAPPASALVFALAAVTDWFDGWLARRWNETSAFGAFMDPVADKLMVVAALVLILQADPRVAMAIPVMIIIGRELTISALREWMAELGSRKRVPVSWLGKIKTAAQMVAIVLLLYRFPIGRVPIYDIGVGLLVIAAALTLWSMSLYLLAAWPELKRDRSAP; this is encoded by the coding sequence TTGAAGTTCAACTCGCCAAATGTCCTGACGCTGCTGCGCATCGCGTTGATCCCGGTGTTCGTGGTGGTGTTTTACCTGACGTTCACCTGGGCCCCGCCGGCGAGCGCACTGGTATTTGCGCTGGCGGCCGTGACCGACTGGTTCGACGGCTGGCTGGCACGCCGCTGGAACGAGACTTCGGCCTTCGGCGCGTTCATGGATCCGGTAGCCGACAAGCTCATGGTGGTGGCGGCACTGGTGCTGATTCTGCAGGCCGATCCGCGCGTGGCCATGGCCATCCCGGTCATGATCATCATCGGACGCGAACTCACGATCTCGGCCTTGCGCGAATGGATGGCCGAACTCGGTTCGCGCAAGCGCGTGCCGGTGAGCTGGCTGGGCAAGATCAAGACCGCAGCGCAGATGGTAGCCATCGTGCTGCTGCTGTACCGCTTTCCAATTGGACGCGTGCCGATCTACGACATCGGTGTGGGTCTGCTGGTGATCGCCGCGGCGTTGACGCTGTGGTCCATGTCCCTGTATCTGCTCGCCGCCTGGCCGGAGTTGAAGAGGGACCGGAGCGCGCCTTGA